One genomic segment of Paenibacillus durus includes these proteins:
- the trxA gene encoding thioredoxin, producing MAIVNVSDQSFNNEVQGQGTVVVDFWAPWCGPCKMLAPILDELSTELGDGVKIAKLNVDENPETASRFGVMSIPTLIFFKDGQPVDKVVGLNSKESLKNIVAKHQ from the coding sequence ATGGCAATTGTTAACGTGTCTGACCAATCCTTTAACAATGAGGTTCAAGGTCAGGGTACTGTTGTAGTAGACTTCTGGGCACCTTGGTGCGGGCCTTGCAAAATGCTTGCTCCAATTCTGGATGAATTGTCCACCGAGCTTGGAGACGGCGTGAAGATTGCGAAACTGAACGTGGATGAAAATCCGGAGACAGCTTCCCGTTTCGGCGTTATGAGCATTCCGACTCTGATCTTTTTTAAAGACGGCCAGCCTGTCGATAAAGTGGTCGGTCTGAACTCCAAAGAATCGCTGAAAAACATCGTAGCCAAACACCAATAA
- the dnaI gene encoding primosomal protein DnaI yields the protein MESMGEVLRSMNNPALRMRSRDLEHELLNHPLVLRLRAEHPELEESRMRLHLSRLYQYVEEARNCANCPGLERCPNDFQGHYSKLTVESAGGSPDLYERKTACALQVAKDSQERIRKRITSFYVDERALSEGYDEIEIMGKDPRRAQAVGRILRYIEDSKENGLSSRGLYLYGSFGTGKTFLMCYLLHELAIAGYSGVIVYMPDFVEDLKMMMMDGQKLKETVDTLKNCDLLIFDDIGAENLNPWARDHVLGAILNYRMNRKPTFYTSNYTLERLEQHLSFTSKDGEEGHKGQRLMNRISPYVDVVQLVGENQRGYPS from the coding sequence GTGGAGTCGATGGGCGAAGTACTTCGTTCAATGAATAATCCCGCTCTGAGGATGCGTTCCCGCGATCTTGAGCATGAGCTGCTGAATCATCCGCTGGTGCTCAGGCTAAGGGCCGAGCATCCCGAATTGGAAGAATCCAGGATGCGGCTTCATTTAAGCCGCCTTTATCAATATGTGGAGGAAGCCCGCAACTGTGCGAATTGCCCCGGTCTGGAGCGGTGTCCGAACGATTTCCAGGGCCATTACAGCAAGCTGACGGTGGAGAGCGCCGGCGGTTCACCCGATCTGTATGAGCGTAAGACCGCATGTGCGCTGCAAGTTGCCAAAGACAGTCAGGAGCGGATTCGTAAACGGATTACGAGTTTCTATGTCGATGAACGGGCGCTGAGCGAAGGCTATGACGAGATTGAGATTATGGGCAAGGACCCAAGACGCGCTCAGGCGGTAGGCCGTATTTTGAGATATATCGAAGACTCGAAGGAGAACGGGCTGAGCAGCCGGGGATTGTATCTGTACGGTTCCTTCGGTACCGGCAAGACATTCCTGATGTGCTATCTGCTGCATGAGCTGGCCATTGCCGGATACAGCGGCGTTATCGTGTACATGCCTGATTTTGTCGAGGATCTCAAGATGATGATGATGGATGGCCAGAAGCTGAAGGAAACCGTCGATACGTTGAAGAACTGCGATTTGCTGATTTTCGACGACATTGGTGCCGAGAATCTGAATCCCTGGGCCCGGGACCACGTGCTTGGGGCGATTCTGAATTACCGGATGAACCGGAAGCCGACTTTTTATACGTCGAACTACACGCTCGAAAGACTGGAGCAGCATCTAAGCTTCACAAGCAAGGATGGCGAGGAGGGCCATAAAGGTCAGCGATTGATGAACCGGATCTCGCCGTATGTGGATGTGGTGCAGCTGGTAGGGGAGAATCAGCGGGGATACCCCTCCTAA
- a CDS encoding YqzM family protein, producing MDVNVRIRDPREHVNEEPRNDLGDLMNGFFGMTTFMAVVFFGMVIIKFLISK from the coding sequence ATGGATGTCAATGTGCGGATACGCGACCCGCGGGAGCATGTTAATGAAGAGCCCCGCAATGATCTTGGCGATTTGATGAACGGCTTTTTCGGAATGACTACATTTATGGCGGTTGTTTTTTTCGGCATGGTCATCATCAAGTTCCTAATATCGAAGTAA
- the uvrC gene encoding excinuclease ABC subunit UvrC — translation MDNIRGKLALLPDLPGCYLMKNEEGTIIYVGKAKVLKNRVRSYFTGSHNGKTQRLVADIRDFEYIVTASNMEALILECNLIKKHMPRYNVQLKDDKTFPYIKITNERHPRLEVTRRVLKDKAKYFGPYPNAYAAQQTKKLLDRMYPLRKCGAMPKEVCLYYHMGQCLAPCEKEVSKSDYEEITQSISTFLGGGHEAVKKDLQQKMQEAAEELYFERAKELRDQINYIEALMEKQNINTADTKDRDVFGYAVDKGWMCVQILYMRQGKMIQRHSSSFPFYGEAFSDFMSYVTQYYSENPALPQEILLPEALLMEGSASVLPPEPADGGAAPVDGSAAADSEEVPVRAAGKAAAAAADTSAYGGRPADDTFDGADEDPAGEEEAPETAAETAQYAAAAVEAAAAGVVDAAGGAAALQQWLGVKVLVPQRGLKKKMVRMACENGRVALEEKFRLIERDEERTSGAALGLGQSLGLKSLSRIEAFDNSNIQGANPVSAMVVFIDGKPAKKEYRKYKVRTVQGPDDYETMREVIRRRYERVLKEDLPRPDLIVVDGGRGQISAAVDILENELGLFIPVCGLVKDAKHKTAELLVGDPPEPVHLARDSEEFYLLQRIQDEVHRFAITFHREQRGKSMVTSRLDAIPGIGEKRRKLLLKHFGSLKKIKEATVEDFRPLSIGDKLARQILEALRDEEKV, via the coding sequence ATGGACAACATCAGGGGCAAGCTGGCGCTGCTGCCGGACCTGCCCGGATGCTATCTGATGAAGAACGAAGAAGGCACGATCATCTATGTAGGAAAAGCGAAGGTGCTGAAGAACCGGGTCCGCTCTTATTTTACGGGCAGCCATAACGGGAAGACCCAGCGGCTGGTTGCGGATATTCGCGATTTTGAATATATAGTCACGGCCAGCAACATGGAAGCGCTCATTCTGGAGTGCAACCTGATTAAGAAGCATATGCCGCGCTACAACGTGCAGCTTAAAGACGACAAGACCTTCCCCTACATCAAAATTACGAATGAACGGCATCCGCGCCTTGAAGTGACGCGCCGGGTGCTCAAAGATAAAGCAAAATATTTCGGACCGTATCCGAACGCCTACGCCGCTCAACAGACGAAGAAGCTGCTTGACCGGATGTATCCCCTGCGTAAATGCGGAGCGATGCCGAAGGAGGTATGCCTGTATTACCATATGGGCCAGTGCCTCGCCCCGTGCGAGAAGGAAGTGTCCAAATCCGACTACGAAGAGATTACTCAGAGCATTTCGACCTTTCTGGGCGGCGGGCATGAAGCGGTCAAGAAGGATCTTCAGCAAAAAATGCAGGAGGCCGCGGAGGAGCTTTATTTTGAACGGGCCAAGGAACTGAGGGATCAAATCAACTATATCGAAGCCCTGATGGAGAAGCAGAACATTAATACAGCGGACACGAAGGACCGCGACGTATTCGGATATGCCGTGGATAAAGGCTGGATGTGCGTGCAGATTCTCTACATGAGACAGGGAAAAATGATCCAGCGCCACTCGTCCAGCTTTCCGTTCTACGGAGAGGCTTTCAGCGACTTCATGTCATATGTGACGCAGTATTACAGTGAGAATCCGGCGCTGCCGCAGGAGATTTTGCTGCCCGAAGCGCTGCTCATGGAAGGCTCGGCGTCCGTACTTCCACCGGAGCCTGCGGACGGCGGAGCCGCGCCAGTGGACGGCTCCGCTGCTGCAGACAGCGAAGAAGTACCGGTCCGAGCGGCTGGCAAGGCTGCAGCGGCTGCAGCCGATACCTCAGCCTACGGAGGCAGGCCGGCGGACGACACTTTTGACGGGGCCGATGAAGACCCAGCAGGGGAAGAGGAAGCGCCGGAAACGGCCGCCGAGACAGCGCAGTACGCCGCCGCAGCTGTGGAAGCTGCCGCAGCCGGCGTGGTGGATGCCGCCGGCGGAGCGGCGGCGCTGCAGCAGTGGCTGGGCGTCAAGGTCTTAGTGCCGCAGCGCGGACTCAAGAAGAAGATGGTCCGCATGGCCTGCGAGAACGGGCGCGTGGCGCTCGAAGAGAAGTTCCGCCTGATCGAGCGGGATGAAGAGCGTACCTCCGGCGCGGCGCTCGGCCTCGGGCAGAGTCTGGGACTTAAGAGTCTCAGCCGGATCGAGGCGTTCGACAACTCGAACATCCAGGGGGCGAATCCCGTATCGGCCATGGTCGTGTTCATCGACGGAAAGCCGGCGAAGAAGGAGTACCGCAAATACAAGGTGCGTACCGTACAAGGGCCTGACGACTATGAGACAATGCGCGAGGTCATCCGCCGCCGCTATGAGCGGGTGCTGAAAGAGGATCTGCCCCGGCCGGACCTGATCGTCGTGGACGGCGGCAGAGGCCAAATTTCCGCTGCTGTCGATATTCTGGAGAACGAGCTGGGCCTGTTCATCCCGGTCTGCGGCCTCGTCAAAGACGCCAAGCACAAGACCGCGGAGCTGCTGGTCGGCGACCCGCCGGAGCCGGTTCATCTTGCTCGGGACAGCGAGGAGTTTTATCTTCTCCAGCGCATTCAGGACGAAGTGCACCGCTTCGCGATTACTTTCCACCGCGAGCAGCGCGGCAAGTCGATGGTCACATCGCGGCTTGACGCCATCCCGGGAATCGGCGAGAAACGGCGGAAGCTGCTGCTCAAGCATTTCGGGTCGCTGAAGAAAATCAAAGAAGCGACGGTCGAGGATTTCCGCCCCCTGTCCATCGGCGACAAGCTCGCCCGGCAGATTCTGGAGGCGCTGAGAGACGAAGAAAAGGTATAG